The proteins below come from a single Cervus elaphus chromosome 4, mCerEla1.1, whole genome shotgun sequence genomic window:
- the LGI4 gene encoding leucine-rich repeat LGI family member 4 isoform X1 gives MGGVGILLLLLLAGLGVGEAWRPPKGKCPLSCSCSKDSALCEGSVDLPEILSPTLLSLSFVRTRITQLKAGSFLRVPSLHLLLFTSNSFSVIEDDAFAGLSHLQYLFIEDNEIGSISKNALRGLRSLTHLSLANNHLETLPRFLFRGLETLTHVDLRGNPFQCDCRVLWLLQWIPTVNASVGTGACAGPAALAHMQLRHVDPKTFKCRAIELSWFQTVGESALGVEAFSYQEEPYIVLAQPFAGRCLILAWDYSLQRFRQEEELSAPSVVSCKPLVLGPRLFVLAARLWGGSQLWARPGPDLRLAPLQALAPRRLLRPNDAELLWLDRQPCFVVADASKAGSTTLLCRDGPGFYPRQSLHAWHRDTDVEALELDGRPHLLLASASQRPVLFHWFGGRFERRTDIPEAEDVYATRHFQAGGDVFLCLTRYIGDSMVMRWDGSMFRLLQKLPSRGAHVFQPLLIAKDQLAILGSDFAFSQVFRLEPDKGLLEPLQELGPPAIVAPRAFAHITMAGRRFLFAACFKGPTQIYQHHELDLSA, from the exons ATGGGAGGGGTGGGAattttgctactgctgctgctggctgggctgggggtgggggaggcctgGAGACCCCCAAAGGGAAAGTGTCCTCTGAGTTGCTCCTGCTCCAAAGACAGTGCTCTGTGTGAGGGCTCCGTGGACCTGCCCGAGATCCTCTCCCCGACCCTGCTGTCGCT CTCATTCGTTAGGACCCGAATCACCCAGCTGAAGGCCGGCAGCTTCCTGAGGGTGCCGTCACTGCACCTGCT CCTCTTCACATCCAACTCCTTCTCCGTGATTGAGGATGATGCGTTTGCGGGCCTATCCCACCTGCAGTACCT CTTTATTGAGGACAATGAAATTGGTTCCATCTCTAAGAACGCCCTCAGAGGACTTCGCTCACTCACACATCT GAGTCTGGCCAATAACCATCTCGAGACCCTCCCCAGGTTCCTGTTCCGGGGCCTGGAGACCCTGACTCATGT GGACCTCCGCGGGAACCCGTTCCAGTGTGACTGCCGCGTGCTCTGGCTGCTGCAGTGGATCCCCACCGTGAACGCCAGCGTGGGGACCGGGGCCTGCGCCGGCCCCGCCGCCCTGGCCCACATGCAGCTCCGCCACGTGGACCCCAAGACGTTCAAGTGCAGAGCCATAG agCTGTCCTGGTTCCAGACGGTGGGAGAGTCAGCGCTAGGTGTAGAAGCTTTCTCCTACCAGGAGGAGCCCTACATCGTCCTGGCACAGCCCTTTGCCGGCCGCTGCCTGATCCTGGCCTGGGACTACAGCCTGCAGCGCTTCCGTCAGGAGGAGGAGCTGTCTG CACCCTCGGTGGTGTCCTGCAAGCCGCTGGTGCTGGGCCCCCGCCTCTTCGTGCTGGCTGCCCGCCTGTGGGGAGGCTCGCAGCTGtgggcccggcccggccccgacCTGCGCCTGGCCCCGCTGCAGGCCCTGGCCCCACGGCGGCTGCTGCGGCCCAATGATGCCGAGCTCCTGTGGCTGGACAGGCAGCCCTGCTTTGTGGTGGCCGATGCCTCCAAGGCAGGCAGCACCACACTGCTGTGCCGGGACGGGCCTGGCTTCTACCCGCGCCAGAGCCTGCACGCCTGGCACCGGGACACGGACGTCGAGGCCCTCGAACTGGACGGCCGGCCCCATCTGCTGCTGGCCTCTGCCTCGCAGCGGCCCGTGCTCTTCCACTGGTTCGGGGGCCGCTTTGAGCGGCGGACAGACATCCCAGAGGCCGAGGACGTCTATGCCACGCGCCACTTCCAGGCTGGCGGGGACGTGTTCCTGTGCCTGACACGCTACATCGGGGACTCCATG gtcATGCGCTGGGATGGCTCCATGTTTCGCCTGCTGCAGAAACTTCCCTCTCGAGGTGCCCACGTCTTCCAGCCACTGCTCATTGCCAAGGACCAGCTGGCCATCCTGGGCAGTGACTTCGCCTTCAGCCAGGTTTTCCGCCTTGAGCCTGACAAGGGGCTCCTGGAACCACTGCAGGAGTTGGGGCCCCCGGCGATAGTGGCCCCTCGGGCCTTTGCCCACATCACCATGGCCGGCAGACGCTTCCTCTTCGCTGCTTGCTTCAAGGGCCCCACACAGATCTACCAGCATCATGAGTTAGACCTCAGTGCCTGA
- the LGI4 gene encoding leucine-rich repeat LGI family member 4 isoform X2, which yields MLLIVNRSKNPAALKLNSALCEGSVDLPEILSPTLLSLSFVRTRITQLKAGSFLRVPSLHLLLFTSNSFSVIEDDAFAGLSHLQYLFIEDNEIGSISKNALRGLRSLTHLSLANNHLETLPRFLFRGLETLTHVDLRGNPFQCDCRVLWLLQWIPTVNASVGTGACAGPAALAHMQLRHVDPKTFKCRAIELSWFQTVGESALGVEAFSYQEEPYIVLAQPFAGRCLILAWDYSLQRFRQEEELSAPSVVSCKPLVLGPRLFVLAARLWGGSQLWARPGPDLRLAPLQALAPRRLLRPNDAELLWLDRQPCFVVADASKAGSTTLLCRDGPGFYPRQSLHAWHRDTDVEALELDGRPHLLLASASQRPVLFHWFGGRFERRTDIPEAEDVYATRHFQAGGDVFLCLTRYIGDSMVMRWDGSMFRLLQKLPSRGAHVFQPLLIAKDQLAILGSDFAFSQVFRLEPDKGLLEPLQELGPPAIVAPRAFAHITMAGRRFLFAACFKGPTQIYQHHELDLSA from the exons ATGCTTCTTATCGTAAACAGGAGTAAGAACCCAGCTGCGCTGAAACTCA ACAGTGCTCTGTGTGAGGGCTCCGTGGACCTGCCCGAGATCCTCTCCCCGACCCTGCTGTCGCT CTCATTCGTTAGGACCCGAATCACCCAGCTGAAGGCCGGCAGCTTCCTGAGGGTGCCGTCACTGCACCTGCT CCTCTTCACATCCAACTCCTTCTCCGTGATTGAGGATGATGCGTTTGCGGGCCTATCCCACCTGCAGTACCT CTTTATTGAGGACAATGAAATTGGTTCCATCTCTAAGAACGCCCTCAGAGGACTTCGCTCACTCACACATCT GAGTCTGGCCAATAACCATCTCGAGACCCTCCCCAGGTTCCTGTTCCGGGGCCTGGAGACCCTGACTCATGT GGACCTCCGCGGGAACCCGTTCCAGTGTGACTGCCGCGTGCTCTGGCTGCTGCAGTGGATCCCCACCGTGAACGCCAGCGTGGGGACCGGGGCCTGCGCCGGCCCCGCCGCCCTGGCCCACATGCAGCTCCGCCACGTGGACCCCAAGACGTTCAAGTGCAGAGCCATAG agCTGTCCTGGTTCCAGACGGTGGGAGAGTCAGCGCTAGGTGTAGAAGCTTTCTCCTACCAGGAGGAGCCCTACATCGTCCTGGCACAGCCCTTTGCCGGCCGCTGCCTGATCCTGGCCTGGGACTACAGCCTGCAGCGCTTCCGTCAGGAGGAGGAGCTGTCTG CACCCTCGGTGGTGTCCTGCAAGCCGCTGGTGCTGGGCCCCCGCCTCTTCGTGCTGGCTGCCCGCCTGTGGGGAGGCTCGCAGCTGtgggcccggcccggccccgacCTGCGCCTGGCCCCGCTGCAGGCCCTGGCCCCACGGCGGCTGCTGCGGCCCAATGATGCCGAGCTCCTGTGGCTGGACAGGCAGCCCTGCTTTGTGGTGGCCGATGCCTCCAAGGCAGGCAGCACCACACTGCTGTGCCGGGACGGGCCTGGCTTCTACCCGCGCCAGAGCCTGCACGCCTGGCACCGGGACACGGACGTCGAGGCCCTCGAACTGGACGGCCGGCCCCATCTGCTGCTGGCCTCTGCCTCGCAGCGGCCCGTGCTCTTCCACTGGTTCGGGGGCCGCTTTGAGCGGCGGACAGACATCCCAGAGGCCGAGGACGTCTATGCCACGCGCCACTTCCAGGCTGGCGGGGACGTGTTCCTGTGCCTGACACGCTACATCGGGGACTCCATG gtcATGCGCTGGGATGGCTCCATGTTTCGCCTGCTGCAGAAACTTCCCTCTCGAGGTGCCCACGTCTTCCAGCCACTGCTCATTGCCAAGGACCAGCTGGCCATCCTGGGCAGTGACTTCGCCTTCAGCCAGGTTTTCCGCCTTGAGCCTGACAAGGGGCTCCTGGAACCACTGCAGGAGTTGGGGCCCCCGGCGATAGTGGCCCCTCGGGCCTTTGCCCACATCACCATGGCCGGCAGACGCTTCCTCTTCGCTGCTTGCTTCAAGGGCCCCACACAGATCTACCAGCATCATGAGTTAGACCTCAGTGCCTGA
- the FXYD1 gene encoding phospholemman has protein sequence MASLSYILVLCVGLLAMVNAEAPQEHDPFTYDYQSLRIGGLIIAGILFILGILIVLSRRCRCKFNQQQRTGEPDEEEGTFRSSIRRLSTRRR, from the exons ATGGCATCTCTCAGCTACATCTTGGTTCTTTGTGTGGGTCTCCTTGCCATGGTCAACGCAG aAGCACCACAGGAACATGACCCATTCACTTATG ACTACCAATCCCTGCGGATCGGAGGCCTTATAATCGCCGGGATTCTCTTCATCCTGGGCATACTTATCGTCTTGA GCAGAAGATGCCGGTGCAAATTCAACCAGCAACAGAG GACTGGGGAACCTGATGAAGAGGAGGGAACTTTCCGCAGTTCAATCCGCC GTCTGTCCACCCGCCGGCGGTAG
- the FXYD7 gene encoding FXYD domain-containing ion transport regulator 7 isoform X1, translating into MATQVPTKVPQDPDPFYYDYDTVQTVGMTLATILFLLGILIILSKKVKCRKADSRSESPTCKSCKSELPSSEETATACEERGPTWEKNVGNQNEGKVEH; encoded by the exons ATGGCGACCCAGGTCCCCACAAAGG TTCCTCAGGATCCTGACCCATTTTACTATG ACTATGACACTGTGCAGACGGTGGGCATGACTCTGGCTACCATATTGTTCCTGCTGGGCATCCTCATTATCCTCA GCAAGAAGGTGAAGTGCAGGAAGGCGGACTCCAGGTCTGAGAG CCCAACATGCAAATCCTGTAAGTCGGAGCTTCCCTCCTCAG AGGAGACAGCCACAGCCTGTGAAGAGAGGGGTCCCACGTGGGAAAAGAACGTTGGCAATCAGAATGAAGGCAAAGTTGAGCACTAG
- the FXYD7 gene encoding FXYD domain-containing ion transport regulator 7 isoform X2 has translation MATQVPTKVPQDPDPFYYDYDTVQTVGMTLATILFLLGILIILSKKVKCRKADSSPTCKSCKSELPSSEETATACEERGPTWEKNVGNQNEGKVEH, from the exons ATGGCGACCCAGGTCCCCACAAAGG TTCCTCAGGATCCTGACCCATTTTACTATG ACTATGACACTGTGCAGACGGTGGGCATGACTCTGGCTACCATATTGTTCCTGCTGGGCATCCTCATTATCCTCA GCAAGAAGGTGAAGTGCAGGAAGGCGGACTCCAG CCCAACATGCAAATCCTGTAAGTCGGAGCTTCCCTCCTCAG AGGAGACAGCCACAGCCTGTGAAGAGAGGGGTCCCACGTGGGAAAAGAACGTTGGCAATCAGAATGAAGGCAAAGTTGAGCACTAG
- the FXYD7 gene encoding FXYD domain-containing ion transport regulator 7 isoform X3 → MATQVPTKDYDTVQTVGMTLATILFLLGILIILSKKVKCRKADSRSESPTCKSCKSELPSSEETATACEERGPTWEKNVGNQNEGKVEH, encoded by the exons ATGGCGACCCAGGTCCCCACAAAGG ACTATGACACTGTGCAGACGGTGGGCATGACTCTGGCTACCATATTGTTCCTGCTGGGCATCCTCATTATCCTCA GCAAGAAGGTGAAGTGCAGGAAGGCGGACTCCAGGTCTGAGAG CCCAACATGCAAATCCTGTAAGTCGGAGCTTCCCTCCTCAG AGGAGACAGCCACAGCCTGTGAAGAGAGGGGTCCCACGTGGGAAAAGAACGTTGGCAATCAGAATGAAGGCAAAGTTGAGCACTAG
- the FXYD7 gene encoding FXYD domain-containing ion transport regulator 7 isoform X4, with protein MATQVPTKDYDTVQTVGMTLATILFLLGILIILSKKVKCRKADSSPTCKSCKSELPSSEETATACEERGPTWEKNVGNQNEGKVEH; from the exons ATGGCGACCCAGGTCCCCACAAAGG ACTATGACACTGTGCAGACGGTGGGCATGACTCTGGCTACCATATTGTTCCTGCTGGGCATCCTCATTATCCTCA GCAAGAAGGTGAAGTGCAGGAAGGCGGACTCCAG CCCAACATGCAAATCCTGTAAGTCGGAGCTTCCCTCCTCAG AGGAGACAGCCACAGCCTGTGAAGAGAGGGGTCCCACGTGGGAAAAGAACGTTGGCAATCAGAATGAAGGCAAAGTTGAGCACTAG
- the FXYD7 gene encoding FXYD domain-containing ion transport regulator 7 isoform X6 encodes MATQVPTKVPQDPDPFYYDYDTVQTVGMTLATILFLLGILIILSKKVKCRKADSSPTCKSCKSELPSSAPGGGGV; translated from the exons ATGGCGACCCAGGTCCCCACAAAGG TTCCTCAGGATCCTGACCCATTTTACTATG ACTATGACACTGTGCAGACGGTGGGCATGACTCTGGCTACCATATTGTTCCTGCTGGGCATCCTCATTATCCTCA GCAAGAAGGTGAAGTGCAGGAAGGCGGACTCCAG CCCAACATGCAAATCCTGTAAGTCGGAGCTTCCCTCCTCAG CCCCCGGAGGTGGCGGCGTGTAG
- the FXYD7 gene encoding FXYD domain-containing ion transport regulator 7 isoform X5, with protein sequence MATQVPTKVPQDPDPFYYDYDTVQTVGMTLATILFLLGILIILSKKVKCRKADSRSESPTCKSCKSELPSSAPGGGGV encoded by the exons ATGGCGACCCAGGTCCCCACAAAGG TTCCTCAGGATCCTGACCCATTTTACTATG ACTATGACACTGTGCAGACGGTGGGCATGACTCTGGCTACCATATTGTTCCTGCTGGGCATCCTCATTATCCTCA GCAAGAAGGTGAAGTGCAGGAAGGCGGACTCCAGGTCTGAGAG CCCAACATGCAAATCCTGTAAGTCGGAGCTTCCCTCCTCAG CCCCCGGAGGTGGCGGCGTGTAG
- the FXYD5 gene encoding FXYD domain-containing ion transport regulator 5 isoform X1: MSPSGRLCLFITVGLILPTRGQISKEAITPADPATEIIDVLTPALEATPKQTETQTQQTTETEVLLTTGQGTDKRTTQGSTPSKTKSPANPTHGSTPSKTQSPSRDERRDSILRQPGSKEDDPFFYDEDTLRKRGLMVAAVLFITGIVILTSGKCRQLPRLCWNRDR; encoded by the exons ATGTCGCCCTCTGGTCGCCTGTGTCTCTTCATCACCGTTGGCCTGATTCTCCCCACCAGAG GACAGATATCAAAGGAGGCCATAACTCCAGCAGATCCAGCAACTGAAATCATTGATGTCCTTACTCCAGCCCTAG AAGCAACACCGAAGCAGACAGAGACTCAGACCCAGCAAACGACAGAAACGGAGGTGCTTCTAACAACAGGTCAGGGGACAGACAAGCGTACCACGCAAG GCTCTACGCCCTCCAAGACGAAATCCCCTGCCAATCCTACTCACGGCTCCACGCCCTCCAAGACACAATCCCCAAGCAGAGACGAGAGGAGGGACTCCATCCTCAGACAGCCTG GTTCAAAGGAGGATGACCCCTTCTTCTATG ACGAGGACACTCTCCGGAAACGGGGGCTGATGGTGGCAGCAGTGTTGTTCATCACAGGCATCGTCATCCTCACCA GTGGCAAGTGCAGACAGTTGCCCAGATTGTGCTGGAATCGTGACAGATGA
- the FXYD5 gene encoding FXYD domain-containing ion transport regulator 5 isoform X3: protein MSPSGRLCLFITVGLILPTRGQISKEAITPADPATEIIDVLTPALGSTPSKTKSPANPTHGSTPSKTQSPSRDERRDSILRQPGSKEDDPFFYDEDTLRKRGLMVAAVLFITGIVILTSGKCRQLPRLCWNRDR from the exons ATGTCGCCCTCTGGTCGCCTGTGTCTCTTCATCACCGTTGGCCTGATTCTCCCCACCAGAG GACAGATATCAAAGGAGGCCATAACTCCAGCAGATCCAGCAACTGAAATCATTGATGTCCTTACTCCAGCCCTAG GCTCTACGCCCTCCAAGACGAAATCCCCTGCCAATCCTACTCACGGCTCCACGCCCTCCAAGACACAATCCCCAAGCAGAGACGAGAGGAGGGACTCCATCCTCAGACAGCCTG GTTCAAAGGAGGATGACCCCTTCTTCTATG ACGAGGACACTCTCCGGAAACGGGGGCTGATGGTGGCAGCAGTGTTGTTCATCACAGGCATCGTCATCCTCACCA GTGGCAAGTGCAGACAGTTGCCCAGATTGTGCTGGAATCGTGACAGATGA
- the FXYD5 gene encoding FXYD domain-containing ion transport regulator 5 isoform X2 — protein sequence MSPSGRLCLFITVGLILPTRGQISKEAITPADPATEIIDVLTPALEATPKQTETQTQQTTETEVLLTTGSTPSKTKSPANPTHGSTPSKTQSPSRDERRDSILRQPGSKEDDPFFYDEDTLRKRGLMVAAVLFITGIVILTSGKCRQLPRLCWNRDR from the exons ATGTCGCCCTCTGGTCGCCTGTGTCTCTTCATCACCGTTGGCCTGATTCTCCCCACCAGAG GACAGATATCAAAGGAGGCCATAACTCCAGCAGATCCAGCAACTGAAATCATTGATGTCCTTACTCCAGCCCTAG AAGCAACACCGAAGCAGACAGAGACTCAGACCCAGCAAACGACAGAAACGGAGGTGCTTCTAACAACAG GCTCTACGCCCTCCAAGACGAAATCCCCTGCCAATCCTACTCACGGCTCCACGCCCTCCAAGACACAATCCCCAAGCAGAGACGAGAGGAGGGACTCCATCCTCAGACAGCCTG GTTCAAAGGAGGATGACCCCTTCTTCTATG ACGAGGACACTCTCCGGAAACGGGGGCTGATGGTGGCAGCAGTGTTGTTCATCACAGGCATCGTCATCCTCACCA GTGGCAAGTGCAGACAGTTGCCCAGATTGTGCTGGAATCGTGACAGATGA